The following coding sequences lie in one Paenibacillus durus ATCC 35681 genomic window:
- a CDS encoding NADP-dependent oxidoreductase, whose protein sequence is MQVESVGKMKAIRYHVHGGPEVLCYEDVPVPKEGEGEVLVRVHAAGVNPGDWQIRSGLAGDRFPLPYIPGWDISGVVQSVGTGVDGFREGDAVYGMTRDSSGCAEYAAVPARQLAHKPKSVSYVEAAGMPMSAFTAWHALFEQGELKAGQTALINGASGGVGHFAVQLAKWKGAKVIGVASGRNETFLRGLGVDQFVDYSAAPSGQAVRNVDLILDTVGGIDGDRLLDVLKPGGTLVPITWGQYSSEKAANMSVTVLDVKLLQIETACLDELARLADSGVLRIAIDSVFPLEETSKAHEISESRRARGKIIIQVK, encoded by the coding sequence TGTGGGGAAGATGAAAGCAATCCGGTATCATGTCCACGGAGGGCCTGAGGTGCTCTGCTATGAGGATGTGCCTGTTCCGAAGGAAGGCGAAGGTGAAGTGTTAGTCCGCGTCCATGCTGCAGGCGTAAACCCGGGTGATTGGCAAATCCGTTCGGGGCTCGCCGGCGACCGGTTTCCGCTCCCCTATATTCCGGGCTGGGATATATCAGGGGTTGTTCAGTCTGTCGGTACGGGAGTTGATGGGTTTCGGGAGGGTGACGCCGTTTACGGGATGACCCGCGACAGTTCGGGATGTGCGGAATATGCCGCCGTACCTGCCAGGCAGCTTGCGCACAAGCCTAAGTCGGTCAGCTATGTTGAGGCGGCAGGGATGCCGATGTCCGCGTTTACCGCTTGGCATGCTTTGTTCGAGCAAGGAGAGCTGAAGGCCGGTCAGACGGCGCTGATCAATGGCGCCTCCGGCGGAGTCGGCCATTTCGCGGTACAGTTGGCCAAATGGAAGGGGGCGAAAGTGATCGGCGTCGCTTCCGGGAGAAACGAGACTTTTTTGCGGGGACTGGGTGTTGATCAATTCGTAGATTATTCTGCTGCTCCTTCCGGGCAAGCGGTGCGGAACGTTGATCTTATCTTGGATACGGTGGGAGGTATAGATGGAGATCGGCTTCTGGACGTTCTTAAGCCGGGCGGTACGCTGGTTCCAATTACTTGGGGACAATATTCGTCCGAGAAGGCTGCCAATATGTCAGTAACGGTACTAGACGTAAAGCTGTTACAGATTGAAACCGCTTGTTTGGATGAGCTTGCTCGTCTAGCCGACAGCGGTGTTTTGCGTATAGCGATCGATTCGGTGTTCCCGCTTGAGGAAACGTCTAAGGCGCATGAAATCAGTGAGAGCCGCAGGGCGCGCGGAAAAATTATTATTCAGGTTAAGTAA
- a CDS encoding MerR family transcriptional regulator yields the protein MRIHEICKECNVTKKAVEYYEKQGLINPRYDSSNYRSFDHDDVIRIKEIAMLRKLNISIADIKIIIASDDRHAALSKYKMKKELQMQQMRAQYDCLIDFLENGYNLEQAIDTVSRRLDSNMAIKDRLLQAFPGTYGMYLYVHFGRFLNEKLNSDEQKLAYYKMVEFLDHVNDMEFPRELEQFLAKAFDSMSETDLQQIDDSMNRAVEDYSNFITENRESIEQYLAYRNSDEHKSSSVYKMQQLLIEFQQSSGYYDVFIHNLQILSSSYRKYQDQLRQADKEFFNQYPDAENGFGNK from the coding sequence ATGCGAATTCATGAAATTTGCAAAGAATGTAACGTGACTAAAAAGGCAGTAGAATACTATGAAAAGCAAGGTCTGATTAACCCCCGGTACGACAGCAGCAACTATAGATCCTTTGATCATGACGATGTAATCCGGATAAAAGAAATTGCCATGTTACGAAAGCTGAATATCAGCATTGCCGATATTAAAATCATTATTGCAAGTGATGACAGGCATGCAGCCTTATCCAAATATAAAATGAAGAAAGAGCTCCAGATGCAGCAAATGAGAGCGCAATATGACTGTTTGATTGATTTTTTGGAGAATGGCTATAACCTTGAACAGGCAATAGATACAGTTAGTCGAAGATTGGATAGTAATATGGCGATTAAAGACAGACTGCTTCAAGCTTTTCCTGGAACCTATGGAATGTACCTGTATGTGCATTTTGGCAGATTCCTGAATGAGAAGCTTAACAGTGATGAACAGAAATTAGCCTACTACAAGATGGTTGAATTTCTTGACCATGTCAATGATATGGAATTTCCGAGAGAGCTGGAACAATTTCTGGCCAAAGCCTTTGACTCAATGAGTGAGACGGATTTACAGCAGATCGATGACTCGATGAATAGGGCTGTCGAAGATTATAGTAATTTTATTACTGAAAATAGGGAGAGCATTGAACAGTACTTAGCCTACCGGAATTCAGACGAGCATAAATCAAGTTCTGTCTATAAAATGCAACAACTGTTGATTGAATTCCAACAAAGCAGCGGATATTACGATGTTTTTATTCATAATTTACAAATTTTAAGCAGTTCCTATCGAAAATATCAAGACCAGCTGAGACAGGCAGATAAAGAGTTCTTCAACCAATACCCTGATGCGGAGAACGGGTTTGGAAACAAGTGA